The DNA segment GTCTCTCTCGCACCCGCCATCCCTACCGGTCGTCCTCCGGTACCGGCGCGTTCCGAATCCGGACGTGGCCGTCGGCGTGCGCGACGACCTCCAGTCCGCACAGCGAGAGCCGTACCTGCGAGTAGCCCCCGGACGCGCCCCGCCCGTCGAACAGCGCGTCGAGCGCATCGGGGTCGACGTGTTCGGCCAGCGGGATGATCGTCGTCGTCGGGTCCACGTTCGCGACATCGGCGATGGCCTCGATGACCGTCTCGCTGAGCCCCGTCTCGCCCGACGGGTCATGGTACGCGTGGTACGTTCCGGTCTGGCCGCGAACGTCCGTCAGTCTGGAAGCGGTTCCGGCGTCGTCATTCGTATCGCTTTTGGACACTGTTCCCGACCTCACGTATTATTGCGATTGCATAGGTAAGAAATTTACGGCGATGAACGGATAAACGCGAGTCGTCCGGAACCAAATTCCACGGCAGTTCAAGGGTAGCATACCGCCGCGGAACCCCGTCGTACGGTCGTCGTAGGTCCGGATTTCCCTCGGTTAGGCACCACATGGCAAAATGGGGGACGGTCGTGGGTCAGACCGTCGGTCACGAACCGGCCACACGAACGATGACAGACACGACCCTTCGCGACCGGATCGCAGCGAATCCCCGGTTGGCCGGCGTCCTGCTCGCCGCGCTGGCGCTGCTCGCGCAAGCGGGGAGCGCCGCCGCGAGCGGCGTCGCGGTCATCTTCGGCCCCTAGCGGTCGAGGACGTCCGAACACCACCGGAGCGCACCGTCCTCTTTTATCGGATACCGATTGCGAGCGAGGTACTCCCGGAGTTCGTCCACGCGGGCCCGGAGCGGGCCGATGGTCCCCGGCGTGAGGTAGTAACGGTCCATCTCGGCGACTGTCGGTCGGGCGAGCGTTCCCAGGCCGCCCTCGCGCGGCGGATACGTGTAGAACGTCACGTCGCGGACGTCAGCGGCCGCGTCCGAGGAAGCCGACGAGTCGGCTTCCTCGGACACGAGTTCGCACAGCATCGACAGTCCGCCCTCCGCCTGGACGACCGAAACCCGGCCGTCGCCCACTACGGTGTAGTGACCGCCGACGAAGCTCTCCTCGCGGGCGATTTCGAGCGCCGGCCGGAGCGGGAATCCGCGGTCGAGGAGTCGCGCCATCGTCGCGCCGACGCGGACCGCGCCGCTGTCGACCACCTCGCTGAAGGTGACCACGCCGCCGACGCTCCCGGCCTCGACCAGCGCCATCCCCTGTTCGTAGGACCGACACGCGTTCAGCAGGAAGGCGTCGACGTCCACGACGTCGAGCGTCGTCGCGTCCAGCGACCCGTCGGCGCACGCGAAGCCGTCGGCGTCGATGTGGCCGACGTAGTGGAGGAAGTCGGCGCCCGCGGTGAGCGTCTCGCGGAGTTCGGCGGTGGTGAGGTCGCGGCGGACCGACACGTCGAACGGGAGGTCCTCGCGGGAGCCGTAGACGTCGCTCACCACGTCGTCCTCGACGCGCATCGATTCGTCGTTGCAGACGACGACGATGTCGATGTCGCCGTCGACCGAGTCGCGGTCGAACCAGTTCTCGAACGCCGTCGTCGTCGCCTTGCTCGCGTCCATCGGCACGCCGTCGCCGAACCACGCCACCTCCACGGCGTCGGTTTCGGGCGGGCGGACCATCCGGGGGAGCGGTGGGTTCTCCGCGTCGGGGTTCTCGCGGTCCTCCTCGTCGTCCGCGCCGCCGCCCGCTCTGGTCCGATGTCGGTCGCCGCCGCCCCGCGTTCCCGGCCGGTCCAGAAAGTCGTCGAGGACGGCCGCGCGAACCGCCTCCGGCGAAACCGGCTCTCCCTCGGCGGGTCGAACGACCGCCAGGTCGCCGACGACGTAGGGGAGCGCCTCCAGTCCCGCGGCCGTTGGTTCGACGAACGCGGCGACGTTCCACCGCGGCAGGTGGTCGGCGACCGCCTCGAACGGGACCGACAGGTACGTCTCCAACCGCGCGGCGAGCGGGCGGTCGTAGAGGGCGGCAAAGTCGAGTGCGAGTTCGGATTCGACCGCCTCGCGCTCGTGGAGCGCCACGCGGTAGTAGCCCTCGGTGCGGACCAGGCAGTCGAGGAAGAACGACTGTCTGAGGGCGCGCTCGACCGCCAGCGAGAACCCGTCGCCGTCGGCGGTCACCGCGGTCGACCGCGCGAACGACTCGGGGACCGAACGCTCGTCGAGGGGGAACTCGAACCCGTCGGCGAGGAGGCGCGGGTCCTCGCCCGGCCGCACGTCGGCGCCGAGGTAGAACGCCAGCGGCGCGGCGACGACCGCCGCCCGGTGGGTCGGCGGGACGACCAGTTCGACGCCCGTCTCGGGTTTCGACAGCGAGTCGGGCACCGCGA comes from the Halorussus vallis genome and includes:
- a CDS encoding HalOD1 output domain-containing protein, yielding MSKSDTNDDAGTASRLTDVRGQTGTYHAYHDPSGETGLSETVIEAIADVANVDPTTTIIPLAEHVDPDALDALFDGRGASGGYSQVRLSLCGLEVVAHADGHVRIRNAPVPEDDR
- a CDS encoding DUF7503 family protein; amino-acid sequence: MTDTTLRDRIAANPRLAGVLLAALALLAQAGSAAASGVAVIFGP